A section of the Saccharopolyspora gregorii genome encodes:
- a CDS encoding flavin-containing monooxygenase, with protein MSTTEESRRAVLDPAVLGFDPEQLRARYRAERDRRLRPDGSAQYRATTGEFGYYADDPYVEPGFTREALHEHSEVLVIGGGFGGLTAAARLVERGFTDIRVVEKGGDFGGTWYWNRYPGVHCDIESYIYLPLLEELGSLPRWKYSPGEEIREHARAIGRHFGLYDRACFQTEVVDSEWDEEAERWTVRTDRGDVLTARYVIVSSGPFSRPKLPGLPGIEDFRGHTFHTSRWDYDYTGGDASGGLHRLADKRVAVIGTGATAIQCVPHLGQDSAHLYVFQRTPSSVDERGNRPTDPGWAETLRPGWQRERRENFLTLVSGGHAEQDLVGDRWTDSAETFRSIMPSAHNEILDADDALRAELADFAKMNSVRARVDEIVEDPATAEALKPWYHRLCKRPTFSDTYLPTFNRPNVTLVDTGGAGVERLTERGVVVAGVEYEVDCIVFATGFDLGAGAMTTARTVRGRGGRTLAEHWSGGLRTLHGFTSHGFPNHFRLGASQNASSVNFAHVLDEQAEHVAELIAAARDRGARRVEPTAEAEAAWVATIRQKERYDREFLAECTPSYYNNEGDPRARSESYGGGAIEFYRLLRDWRAADGVDEVLVEGERA; from the coding sequence ATGTCCACCACCGAGGAGTCCCGGCGCGCCGTGCTGGACCCCGCCGTGCTCGGCTTCGACCCCGAGCAGCTGCGGGCGCGCTACCGGGCCGAGCGGGACCGGCGGCTGCGCCCCGACGGGTCCGCGCAGTACCGGGCCACGACCGGCGAGTTCGGCTACTACGCCGACGACCCGTACGTCGAACCGGGATTCACCCGGGAAGCACTGCACGAGCACTCCGAGGTCCTCGTGATCGGCGGCGGGTTCGGCGGGCTCACCGCGGCGGCCCGGCTCGTGGAACGCGGGTTCACCGACATCCGCGTCGTGGAGAAGGGCGGCGACTTCGGCGGCACCTGGTACTGGAACCGGTACCCCGGCGTGCACTGCGACATCGAGTCCTACATCTACCTGCCGCTGCTGGAAGAACTCGGTTCGCTGCCGCGGTGGAAGTACTCGCCGGGCGAGGAGATCCGCGAGCACGCCCGCGCCATCGGCCGCCACTTCGGGCTCTACGACCGCGCCTGCTTCCAGACCGAGGTCGTCGACAGCGAGTGGGACGAGGAGGCCGAGCGCTGGACGGTGCGCACCGACCGCGGGGACGTGCTCACCGCCCGCTACGTGATCGTCTCCAGCGGCCCGTTCAGCAGGCCGAAGCTGCCCGGCCTGCCGGGGATCGAGGACTTCCGCGGGCACACCTTCCACACCAGCCGCTGGGACTACGACTACACCGGCGGGGACGCGAGCGGCGGGCTGCACCGGCTCGCCGACAAGCGGGTCGCGGTCATCGGCACCGGCGCCACCGCCATCCAGTGCGTTCCGCACCTCGGGCAGGACTCGGCGCACCTGTACGTGTTCCAACGCACTCCGTCCTCAGTGGACGAACGCGGGAACCGGCCCACCGACCCGGGATGGGCGGAGACGCTGCGCCCCGGCTGGCAGCGCGAGCGGCGGGAGAACTTCCTGACCCTCGTCTCCGGCGGGCACGCCGAGCAGGACCTCGTCGGCGACCGCTGGACCGACAGCGCCGAGACCTTCCGCTCCATCATGCCCAGCGCGCACAACGAGATCCTCGACGCCGACGACGCGCTGCGCGCCGAACTCGCCGACTTCGCCAAGATGAACTCGGTGCGCGCCAGGGTGGACGAGATCGTCGAGGACCCGGCCACCGCGGAGGCGCTGAAACCCTGGTACCACCGGCTGTGCAAGCGGCCCACGTTCAGCGACACCTACCTGCCGACGTTCAACCGCCCCAACGTGACCCTGGTCGACACCGGGGGAGCGGGCGTGGAACGGCTCACCGAACGCGGAGTGGTCGTGGCCGGCGTCGAGTACGAAGTGGACTGCATCGTGTTCGCCACCGGTTTCGACCTCGGCGCGGGCGCGATGACGACGGCGCGGACGGTGCGCGGGCGCGGCGGGCGCACCCTCGCCGAGCACTGGAGCGGCGGACTGCGTACGCTGCACGGGTTCACCAGCCACGGCTTCCCGAACCACTTCCGGCTCGGCGCCTCGCAGAACGCGAGCTCGGTGAACTTCGCCCACGTCCTCGACGAGCAGGCCGAGCACGTCGCCGAGTTGATCGCCGCCGCCCGCGACCGCGGAGCCCGCCGCGTCGAACCGACCGCCGAGGCCGAGGCCGCGTGGGTCGCCACGATCCGGCAGAAGGAGCGCTACGACCGGGAATTCCTCGCCGAGTGCACCCCGAGCTACTACAACAACGAGGGCGATCCCCGGGCACGCAGCGAGAGCTACGGTGGCGGCGCCATCGAGTTCTACCGGTTGCTGCGCGACTGGCGAGCCGCCGATGGCGTGGACGAGGTGCTGGTGGAAGGGGAACGCGCGTGA
- a CDS encoding ferredoxin: protein MKVTIDEEKCCGAGTCVMVAPEVFDQRDEDGVVVLLDAAPPAGLHDGVREAANMCPAAAIALSEES, encoded by the coding sequence GTGAAGGTGACGATCGACGAGGAGAAGTGCTGCGGCGCGGGCACGTGCGTGATGGTGGCGCCCGAGGTCTTCGACCAGCGCGACGAGGACGGCGTGGTGGTCCTGCTGGACGCCGCTCCCCCGGCGGGGCTGCACGACGGCGTGCGGGAAGCGGCGAACATGTGCCCCGCGGCCGCGATCGCGCTCAGCGAGGAATCGTGA
- a CDS encoding TetR/AcrR family transcriptional regulator yields MTVGAARSRQVRATRELILSAAERLFAEHGIAAVSNRQVSEAAGQGNNTAVGYHFGTKAELVAAILRKHHEQVERWRARMVAVADGSVRGWVSCMVLPTALHLAELGPPTWFGRFGAQVMTDPAYREIAERASRSSPALLRAGGELHRLLPELPEPVREERRDMARQLVVHGVAERERALADGTTTPRETWEQAGTGLVDAITGLWLAPTTSEITPRERGSTS; encoded by the coding sequence GTGACCGTGGGCGCGGCGCGGTCCCGGCAGGTGCGGGCGACGCGGGAGCTGATCCTGTCGGCGGCCGAGCGCCTGTTCGCCGAGCACGGGATCGCCGCCGTGTCCAACCGCCAGGTCAGCGAAGCCGCCGGGCAGGGCAACAACACCGCCGTCGGCTACCACTTCGGCACCAAGGCCGAACTGGTCGCCGCGATCCTGCGCAAGCACCACGAGCAGGTCGAGCGGTGGCGCGCCCGGATGGTCGCCGTAGCCGATGGATCCGTGCGCGGCTGGGTGTCCTGCATGGTGCTGCCGACCGCGCTGCACCTGGCCGAGCTGGGTCCGCCGACCTGGTTCGGCAGGTTCGGCGCGCAGGTCATGACCGACCCCGCCTACCGCGAGATCGCCGAGCGCGCATCGCGGAGCTCCCCGGCGCTGCTGCGGGCGGGCGGGGAACTGCACCGGCTCCTGCCGGAACTGCCGGAGCCCGTGCGGGAGGAACGCCGCGACATGGCCCGGCAACTGGTGGTGCACGGGGTCGCCGAGCGCGAACGCGCGCTCGCCGACGGCACCACCACCCCGCGCGAGACGTGGGAACAGGCCGGAACCGGCCTGGTGGACGCGATCACCGGTCTCTGGCTCGCGCCCACCACTTCCGAGATCACTCCGAGGGAACGGGGAAGCACATCGTGA
- a CDS encoding NAD(P)/FAD-dependent oxidoreductase yields MSVLVVGASAAGLSTVEALRRAGHDGPVTVLGDEPHPPYDRPPLSKKVLAGEWEPDRVRLRTDEVLAGLDAEFVLGDAAVSLDAANRTARTASGRELGAERIVLATGVRPRTLPGHEELAGVHVLRTVEDSLALRAELRPGARLVVVGEGVLGSEIAATARAAGLHVTLTGPLPTPMAGQLGPLVGGRLAALHAERGVELRLGHGVTGFTGQDRVTGVRLDSGDELPADVVVVAVGAVPNTGWLAGSGLRLDDGVVCDSRCRAAPGIYAVGDVCRWFDERTNSLLRLENRTHATEQAGVVAANVLGADRAYSPIPFFWTDQYDVKIQVHGTVRPAADAEVVDGDLADGRFVVRYREDGRTTGVLGWNMPKQTRLRRQEIVEAAAAAPAR; encoded by the coding sequence GTGAGCGTGCTGGTGGTCGGCGCCTCCGCCGCCGGCCTGTCCACGGTGGAGGCCCTGCGGCGGGCCGGGCACGACGGGCCGGTGACGGTGCTCGGCGACGAGCCGCACCCGCCCTACGACCGGCCGCCGCTGTCGAAGAAGGTGCTCGCCGGGGAGTGGGAGCCCGACCGCGTCCGGCTGCGCACCGACGAGGTGCTCGCCGGGCTGGACGCCGAGTTCGTCCTCGGCGACGCGGCGGTGTCCCTGGACGCGGCGAACCGCACCGCGCGCACCGCGTCGGGACGAGAGCTCGGCGCCGAGAGGATCGTGCTGGCCACCGGGGTGCGGCCGCGCACCCTGCCCGGGCACGAGGAGCTGGCCGGCGTGCACGTGCTGCGCACCGTCGAGGACTCGCTGGCGCTGCGGGCGGAACTGCGCCCCGGCGCCCGGCTGGTGGTGGTCGGCGAGGGCGTGCTCGGCTCGGAGATCGCCGCCACCGCGCGGGCGGCGGGCCTGCACGTCACCCTCACCGGGCCGCTGCCGACCCCGATGGCCGGGCAGCTCGGGCCGCTGGTCGGCGGCAGGCTCGCCGCGCTGCACGCGGAGCGCGGCGTCGAGCTCCGCCTCGGCCACGGCGTCACCGGGTTCACCGGGCAGGACCGGGTGACCGGGGTGCGGCTGGACTCGGGCGACGAGCTGCCCGCCGACGTGGTGGTCGTCGCCGTCGGCGCGGTGCCGAACACCGGGTGGCTCGCGGGCAGCGGGCTGCGGCTCGACGACGGGGTGGTGTGCGATTCGCGGTGCCGCGCCGCACCCGGGATCTACGCGGTCGGGGACGTGTGCCGGTGGTTCGACGAGCGGACGAACTCGTTGCTGCGCTTGGAGAACCGCACGCACGCGACCGAGCAGGCGGGGGTGGTGGCCGCGAACGTCCTCGGCGCCGACCGCGCGTACTCGCCGATCCCGTTCTTCTGGACCGACCAGTACGACGTGAAGATCCAGGTGCACGGAACGGTGCGGCCCGCCGCGGACGCCGAGGTGGTCGACGGCGACCTCGCCGACGGGCGGTTCGTGGTGCGCTACCGCGAGGACGGCCGCACGACCGGGGTGCTCGGCTGGAACATGCCCAAGCAGACCCGCCTGCGCCGCCAGGAGATCGTCGAGGCCGCCGCGGCCGCTCCCGCCCGCTGA
- a CDS encoding cytochrome P450 yields MTTPDERVLDYPIPAPGPLEPPAEWARLRAGCPVSRAKLPSGDEVALLTRYADVKGVLADPRFGRSLDDPDAARISDTESGGLFNSEMSTALPQSGEGHQRWRRLVNRWFTAKRMLALRPEIERMAESLVDDMIAGGGPADLKAALGFPLPVWVICDMLGVPTADRDRFSRWSDTFLNLTRYSEQEFKTAEADFFGYMAGHIAAKQRQPGDDLLSELIAATDSEGERMPDRMLAATGLGLLIAGHETTANMIGKMVAMLLSDRRRWERLLADPSLVRSAVEEVLRFDANSGLGMVRFLHEDVEIAGTELPRGTTVMCNMAAANRDETAFDGADDMDLARTPNPHLAFGTGAHSCLGQALARNELQVTLEVLLRKLPSLELAVPAERLRPLEGLVVGGLSEVPVRW; encoded by the coding sequence GTGACCACACCTGACGAGCGGGTGCTCGACTACCCGATCCCCGCACCGGGACCGCTGGAACCACCCGCCGAATGGGCCCGGCTGCGCGCCGGCTGCCCCGTCTCCCGCGCGAAGCTGCCCAGCGGGGACGAAGTCGCGCTGCTGACCCGCTACGCCGACGTCAAGGGCGTGCTCGCCGACCCGCGGTTCGGCCGCAGCCTCGACGATCCCGACGCGGCCCGGATCTCCGACACCGAATCGGGCGGGCTGTTCAACAGCGAGATGTCCACCGCGCTCCCGCAGAGCGGCGAGGGCCACCAGCGGTGGCGGCGCCTGGTCAACCGCTGGTTCACCGCCAAGCGGATGCTGGCGCTGCGCCCCGAGATCGAGCGGATGGCCGAGAGCCTCGTCGACGACATGATCGCCGGTGGCGGACCCGCCGACCTCAAGGCCGCGCTCGGCTTCCCGCTGCCGGTGTGGGTCATCTGCGACATGCTCGGCGTGCCCACCGCGGACCGGGACCGGTTCTCCCGCTGGTCGGACACGTTCCTGAACCTCACCCGGTACTCCGAGCAGGAGTTCAAGACCGCCGAGGCCGACTTCTTCGGCTACATGGCCGGGCACATCGCCGCGAAGCAGCGGCAGCCCGGGGACGACCTGCTCAGCGAGCTCATCGCCGCCACCGACTCCGAAGGCGAGCGGATGCCGGACCGCATGCTCGCCGCCACCGGGCTCGGGCTGCTCATCGCCGGGCACGAGACGACCGCGAACATGATCGGCAAGATGGTCGCGATGCTGCTGTCGGACCGGCGGCGCTGGGAACGGCTGCTGGCCGACCCGTCGCTGGTGCGCTCCGCGGTCGAAGAGGTGCTGCGCTTCGACGCCAACTCCGGGCTCGGCATGGTCCGCTTCCTGCACGAGGACGTCGAGATCGCGGGCACCGAACTGCCGCGCGGCACCACCGTCATGTGCAACATGGCCGCCGCGAACCGCGACGAAACCGCCTTCGACGGCGCCGACGACATGGACCTCGCCCGCACCCCCAACCCGCACCTGGCGTTCGGCACCGGCGCGCACTCCTGCCTCGGGCAGGCGCTGGCCCGCAACGAGCTGCAGGTGACGCTCGAAGTGCTGCTGCGCAAGCTGCCGTCGCTGGAACTCGCGGTGCCCGCCGAGCGGCTGCGCCCGCTGGAAGGGCTCGTCGTCGGCGGGCTGAGCGAAGTCCCGGTGCGGTGGTGA
- a CDS encoding NHL repeat-containing protein codes for MTRSRSGAAVAVFDAGRWTARRENEPNPLWGSNGVAFGPDGRLHVAQYLAGQISAVDVDSGEVEAVLPVGGPVRSPDDLAFAADGSMYITDLNPGLVWRCAPDGELAVVARGLRCPNGITCVGNRVFVNEMHRDGRVLELFPDGREPVVLTGGLAMGNAMQLGPDGSLYYPHMMTGEVWRISPEGGAAELVAEQVHEPVAVRFDRAGELVVLSRGVAGIVTRFDAEGSRTITRTGIAGMDNAAFDAENRMLVSSFASGGVTRIEADGPVRPVVARGFNGPFGVAADSDGRWYAADHFRLGTAADELGAEAGGPLLSELGGFVHGIAADSGVLHVTSQFGDVRTVDGGRVRVRASGLDGPGGIAVAADGALVVAETGAGRVLRIDAADEVTVLADGLDGPVDVALDEDGRCFATEQRGGRVLRIGDGAVDALADGLAEPQGLARLGDELFVVEAGARRLLSLDPDSGARRVEVAELPVDGFRDPEPVVTPGIPGQPRAFAGIAATPDGALLLSAGGEGTVLRLTRG; via the coding sequence GTGACGCGCAGCAGGTCCGGTGCGGCGGTGGCGGTGTTCGACGCCGGGCGCTGGACCGCGCGCCGCGAGAACGAGCCGAACCCGCTGTGGGGGTCCAACGGGGTCGCCTTCGGCCCGGACGGGCGGCTGCACGTCGCCCAGTACCTGGCGGGGCAGATCAGCGCGGTCGACGTCGACTCCGGCGAGGTGGAGGCGGTGCTGCCGGTCGGCGGGCCGGTGCGCTCGCCGGACGACCTGGCCTTCGCCGCGGACGGTTCGATGTACATCACCGACCTGAACCCGGGGCTGGTGTGGCGGTGCGCGCCGGACGGCGAGCTCGCCGTGGTGGCGCGCGGACTGCGCTGCCCGAACGGGATCACCTGCGTCGGGAACCGGGTGTTCGTCAACGAGATGCACCGGGACGGGCGGGTGCTGGAGCTGTTCCCGGACGGGCGCGAACCGGTGGTGCTCACCGGCGGGCTCGCGATGGGCAACGCGATGCAGCTCGGGCCGGACGGGTCGCTGTACTACCCGCACATGATGACCGGCGAGGTGTGGCGGATCTCCCCGGAGGGCGGCGCGGCGGAGCTGGTCGCCGAGCAGGTGCACGAACCGGTCGCGGTGCGCTTCGACCGCGCAGGCGAGCTGGTGGTGCTCTCCCGCGGGGTGGCGGGGATCGTCACCCGCTTCGACGCGGAGGGCTCCCGCACGATCACCCGCACCGGCATCGCCGGGATGGACAACGCCGCGTTCGACGCGGAGAACCGGATGCTGGTCTCCAGCTTCGCCAGCGGCGGGGTGACCAGGATCGAGGCGGACGGGCCGGTGCGCCCGGTGGTGGCCCGCGGGTTCAACGGCCCGTTCGGCGTGGCCGCCGACTCCGACGGGCGCTGGTACGCCGCCGACCACTTCCGGCTCGGCACCGCCGCGGACGAGCTCGGGGCAGAGGCGGGCGGGCCGCTGCTGTCCGAGCTGGGCGGCTTCGTGCACGGCATCGCCGCCGACTCCGGGGTGCTGCACGTGACCTCGCAGTTCGGCGACGTCCGCACCGTGGACGGCGGCCGGGTGCGGGTGCGCGCGTCCGGGTTGGACGGGCCCGGCGGGATCGCGGTCGCGGCGGACGGCGCGCTGGTGGTCGCCGAGACCGGTGCGGGCCGGGTGCTGCGCATCGACGCGGCGGACGAGGTGACCGTGCTGGCCGACGGACTGGACGGGCCGGTGGACGTGGCGCTCGACGAGGACGGGCGCTGCTTCGCCACCGAGCAGCGCGGTGGGCGGGTGCTGCGGATCGGCGACGGCGCGGTGGACGCCCTGGCCGACGGGCTGGCCGAACCGCAGGGCCTCGCGCGGCTGGGCGACGAGCTGTTCGTCGTCGAGGCCGGTGCCCGCAGGCTGCTCTCGCTGGACCCGGACAGCGGCGCCCGGCGCGTCGAGGTCGCGGAGCTGCCGGTCGACGGGTTCCGGGACCCGGAACCCGTGGTGACGCCGGGGATCCCCGGCCAGCCGCGCGCGTTCGCCGGGATCGCCGCCACCCCGGACGGCGCGCTGCTGCTCTCGGCCGGAGGCGAGGGCACCGTCCTGCGCCTCACCCGCGGTTAG
- the lexA gene encoding transcriptional repressor LexA, whose product MTGYDDLDPFEHLDASSLPLRQQRILATIRDWVVRHGYSPSTRQIGEAVGLRSTSSVSKHLASLEDKGFLRRSDTVSRPIDVRAFLRETSASRNDADSVTVPVVGDIAAGTPIAADEHLDDTLVLPREFAGRGTVFALRVRGDSMIDAAICDGDTVIVKQQPEAHSGQIVAALLDDEATVKVYRKRNGHVLLEPRNPAYEVIDGDHATVLGVVVSVLRSV is encoded by the coding sequence ATGACCGGCTACGACGATCTTGACCCGTTCGAGCACCTGGACGCCTCGTCGCTGCCGCTGCGCCAGCAGCGGATCCTCGCGACGATCCGCGACTGGGTGGTGCGGCACGGGTACTCGCCGAGCACCCGGCAGATCGGCGAGGCCGTCGGCCTGCGCTCCACCTCCTCGGTGTCCAAGCACCTGGCGAGCCTGGAGGACAAGGGCTTCCTGCGGCGCAGCGACACCGTGTCCCGGCCCATCGACGTGCGCGCGTTCCTGCGCGAGACCTCCGCGTCGCGGAACGATGCGGACTCGGTGACGGTGCCCGTGGTCGGCGACATCGCCGCCGGGACGCCGATCGCCGCCGACGAGCACCTCGACGACACCCTCGTGCTGCCCCGCGAGTTCGCCGGGCGCGGCACCGTGTTCGCGCTGCGGGTGCGCGGTGATTCGATGATCGACGCCGCGATCTGCGACGGGGACACCGTGATCGTCAAGCAGCAGCCCGAAGCGCACTCGGGGCAGATCGTCGCCGCACTGCTCGACGACGAGGCGACGGTGAAGGTGTACCGGAAGCGCAACGGGCACGTGCTGCTGGAGCCGCGGAACCCGGCCTACGAGGTCATCGACGGCGACCACGCCACCGTCCTCGGCGTCGTCGTCTCCGTGCTGCGCAGCGTCTGA
- a CDS encoding MFS transporter, translating to MTHALSAPRRPDDAPPARTNVVVPVLAFGGISVSLMQTLVVPLVPSLPRLLGASAADTAWAITATLLAAAVATPTVGRLGDMFGKRRMLLISLGIMVCGSVLCALANGLALMVAGRLLQGLAAGVIPLGISIMRDELPAERLGGATALMSASLGVGGALGLPAAAFVAEEADWHALFWAAGALGLLAAVLVATLVPESRVRGGGRFDLPGAIGLSIALLCLLLALSKGADWGWGSGTTLGLVAGGLLVLLVWGWWELRTGHPLVDLRTTARRQVLLTNLASVVFGFAMFATSLVIPQLLRLPAATGYGLGQSILAAGLVMAPNGLVMMAMSPVSARISRERGPKVTLMAGALVVAAGYGLGLVMMSEIWHLMVVSCVIAAGIGLAYGAMPALVMGAVPVSETAAANSLNTLMRSIGTSVSSAAAGVILANMTIQVGGAALPALAGFQVVLGIGAAASLGAFAIAAFLPGRAAE from the coding sequence ATGACCCACGCCCTCAGCGCGCCGCGGCGCCCGGACGACGCGCCGCCCGCGCGGACGAACGTGGTCGTCCCGGTGCTGGCCTTCGGCGGCATCTCGGTGTCGCTGATGCAGACCCTGGTCGTGCCGCTGGTGCCGAGCCTGCCCAGGCTGCTGGGGGCGTCGGCCGCCGACACCGCGTGGGCGATCACCGCGACCCTGCTGGCCGCCGCCGTCGCCACGCCCACCGTCGGGCGGCTCGGGGACATGTTCGGCAAGCGGCGGATGCTGCTGATCAGCCTCGGGATCATGGTGTGCGGCTCGGTGCTGTGCGCGCTGGCGAACGGGCTGGCGCTGATGGTCGCTGGCCGCTTGCTGCAGGGCCTCGCCGCCGGGGTCATCCCGCTCGGGATCAGCATCATGCGCGATGAACTGCCCGCGGAACGGCTCGGCGGGGCGACCGCGCTGATGAGCGCCTCGCTCGGCGTCGGCGGTGCGCTGGGGCTGCCCGCCGCCGCGTTCGTCGCGGAGGAGGCCGACTGGCACGCGCTGTTCTGGGCCGCCGGTGCCCTCGGCCTGCTCGCCGCCGTGCTCGTCGCGACCCTCGTGCCGGAATCCCGGGTCCGCGGCGGCGGCCGCTTCGACCTGCCGGGCGCGATCGGGCTGTCCATCGCGCTGCTGTGCCTGCTGCTGGCGCTGTCGAAGGGCGCCGACTGGGGCTGGGGCAGCGGGACGACGCTCGGGCTCGTCGCGGGCGGGCTGCTCGTGCTGCTGGTCTGGGGCTGGTGGGAACTGCGCACCGGGCACCCGCTGGTGGACCTGCGCACCACCGCGCGCCGCCAGGTGCTGCTGACCAACCTCGCCTCGGTGGTGTTCGGGTTCGCGATGTTCGCGACCTCGCTGGTGATCCCGCAGCTGCTGCGGCTGCCCGCCGCCACCGGGTACGGCCTCGGGCAGTCCATCCTCGCCGCCGGGCTGGTGATGGCCCCGAACGGGCTGGTGATGATGGCGATGTCGCCGGTGTCGGCGCGGATCTCCCGGGAACGCGGGCCGAAGGTGACGCTGATGGCGGGGGCGCTCGTCGTGGCCGCCGGCTACGGCCTCGGGCTCGTCATGATGTCCGAGATCTGGCACCTGATGGTCGTCTCCTGCGTGATCGCCGCCGGCATCGGGCTCGCCTACGGCGCGATGCCCGCGCTGGTCATGGGCGCGGTCCCGGTGTCGGAGACCGCCGCGGCCAACAGCCTCAACACGCTGATGCGCTCCATCGGCACCTCCGTGTCCAGCGCCGCGGCCGGGGTGATCCTGGCGAACATGACCATCCAGGTCGGCGGCGCCGCGCTGCCCGCCCTGGCCGGGTTCCAGGTGGTGCTGGGCATCGGCGCCGCCGCCTCGCTGGGCGCGTTCGCGATCGCCGCGTTCCTGCCCGGGCGCGCCGCCGAGTAG
- a CDS encoding cytochrome P450 produces MPEHPAAAGEFPSARSRSCPFAPPPALREAAAHRPLTRMRLWNGSTPWVITGHAAQRSLLSDPRVSTDEKRPDFPHISAASQAHAADRAPSIFNTDAAEHSRFRRMMTFPFTAKRVSALRPFIQRTTDELIDAMLAGPKPADLVSALALPLPSLMISELLGVPYADHEFFQRHSVLAIDRDATPEQSAAASGALQDYLADLITARVEEPGTGWVSDLAQRVTAGDVTVAEAAQLGMVLLIAGHETSANMIGIGTAKLLQDPAQLAVLRDAEDPKVVAGAVEELLRYLSVAHHGLRRVALEDIEVEGETIRAGEGIVLALPLGNWDSAAFAEPERLDLHRDARQHNAFGFGVHQCVGQQLARVELQVVFGTLYRRVPTLALAVDPAEIAFKFDKLVHGVESLPVTW; encoded by the coding sequence ATGCCCGAACATCCCGCCGCCGCGGGGGAGTTCCCGTCCGCGCGCTCCCGCTCCTGCCCGTTCGCTCCCCCGCCCGCGCTGCGCGAGGCCGCCGCGCACCGGCCGCTGACGCGGATGCGGCTGTGGAACGGCAGCACCCCGTGGGTGATCACCGGGCACGCCGCGCAGCGCTCCCTGCTGTCCGACCCGCGGGTGAGCACCGACGAGAAGCGACCGGACTTCCCGCACATCAGCGCCGCCTCGCAGGCGCACGCCGCCGACCGCGCGCCGAGCATCTTCAACACCGATGCCGCCGAGCACAGCCGGTTCCGGCGGATGATGACGTTCCCGTTCACCGCCAAGCGGGTCTCCGCGCTGCGGCCGTTCATCCAGCGCACCACCGACGAGCTGATCGACGCGATGCTCGCCGGGCCGAAGCCCGCCGACCTGGTCTCCGCGCTGGCGCTGCCGCTGCCGTCGCTGATGATCAGCGAACTGCTCGGCGTGCCCTACGCCGACCACGAGTTCTTCCAGCGGCACAGCGTGCTCGCCATCGACCGGGACGCCACCCCGGAGCAGAGCGCGGCCGCCAGTGGCGCGCTGCAGGACTACCTGGCCGACCTGATCACCGCCCGCGTCGAGGAACCGGGCACGGGCTGGGTGTCCGACCTCGCGCAGCGCGTCACCGCCGGGGACGTCACGGTCGCCGAGGCCGCGCAGCTGGGCATGGTGCTGCTCATCGCCGGGCACGAGACCAGCGCGAACATGATCGGTATCGGCACCGCGAAGCTGCTCCAGGACCCGGCGCAGCTGGCCGTGCTCCGCGACGCCGAGGACCCGAAGGTCGTGGCGGGCGCGGTCGAGGAGCTGCTGCGCTACCTGTCGGTGGCCCACCACGGGCTGCGCCGCGTCGCGCTGGAGGACATCGAGGTCGAGGGCGAGACGATCCGCGCGGGCGAGGGCATCGTGCTGGCGCTGCCGCTGGGCAACTGGGACTCCGCGGCGTTCGCGGAACCGGAACGGCTGGACCTGCACCGCGACGCGCGGCAGCACAACGCGTTCGGGTTCGGCGTGCACCAGTGCGTCGGCCAGCAGCTGGCGCGGGTGGAGCTGCAGGTCGTGTTCGGCACGCTGTACCGGCGGGTGCCGACGCTGGCGCTCGCCGTGGACCCGGCGGAGATCGCGTTCAAGTTCGACAAGCTCGTCCACGGCGTGGAGTCGCTGCCGGTCACCTGGTGA
- a CDS encoding PaaI family thioesterase: MLTTEGTVVHAGRRTATAEGEVHDDAGELIAHATPCLLPTP; encoded by the coding sequence GTGCTCACCACCGAAGGCACCGTCGTGCACGCCGGGCGCCGCACCGCCACCGCCGAGGGCGAGGTCCACGACGACGCGGGCGAGCTCATCGCCCACGCCACCCCCTGCCTCCTCCCCACCCCGTGA